In a single window of the Deltaproteobacteria bacterium HGW-Deltaproteobacteria-6 genome:
- a CDS encoding acetyl-CoA C-acyltransferase: protein MDKKDEVVIVSGVRTPFSRFGSMLRDIHSMDLGIIAIKACLERSGLTGGDLDELYYGMCIQSEAALNYNVIGRQALLKAGLPDDLPSLTVDRACCSSLVCVQLGQKSIRLGESEVCMAVGAENMSNTPVVLNGHRWGRGLAPVTMVDHLNPIQYNGFGILARDAGEVALEHGITREMQDQWALGSQQKYQAAKKAGKFADEVVPVEIPQKKGPAKMFAEDDFPRADSTIEGLAKLKPVYGSPTVTAGNAPGLDAGASAVIIMKRSRADEMGVKPLATILSMASMAREPRRMAEVPGYAIQQALARAGLAMEGVDVFEINEAFAAMPLVSAKIMANGNKNQWTKIMDKTNPNGGAIAMGHPVGASGARILLTMMYELKRRGGGIGACGICGGLAQGDAAVIRVD from the coding sequence ATGGATAAAAAAGATGAAGTCGTAATTGTCAGTGGCGTGAGAACGCCGTTTTCCAGGTTTGGTTCCATGCTTCGCGATATACACAGCATGGATCTCGGAATTATTGCCATCAAGGCGTGTCTGGAGCGCTCAGGACTCACGGGCGGCGATCTGGACGAATTGTACTACGGGATGTGCATCCAGTCGGAGGCGGCTTTGAATTATAATGTGATCGGGCGGCAGGCCCTGCTGAAAGCCGGGTTACCGGACGACCTTCCCTCCCTTACGGTAGACAGGGCCTGCTGTTCCTCTCTGGTTTGCGTCCAGCTGGGCCAAAAGTCGATCCGCCTCGGTGAGTCCGAAGTCTGCATGGCAGTCGGGGCTGAAAACATGAGCAACACGCCGGTTGTCTTAAACGGCCACCGCTGGGGACGGGGCTTGGCGCCTGTAACCATGGTCGACCATCTCAATCCGATTCAATACAATGGATTTGGCATCCTCGCTCGGGATGCCGGTGAAGTGGCCCTGGAGCATGGCATTACCCGGGAAATGCAGGATCAGTGGGCATTGGGGTCTCAGCAGAAATATCAGGCCGCAAAGAAAGCCGGCAAGTTCGCCGATGAAGTCGTGCCTGTCGAAATACCGCAGAAAAAAGGGCCGGCCAAAATGTTTGCCGAGGATGATTTTCCCCGGGCCGATTCCACGATCGAGGGCCTCGCCAAACTGAAACCCGTATACGGAAGCCCGACCGTCACGGCCGGCAACGCACCGGGGCTTGATGCGGGGGCATCAGCGGTGATCATCATGAAAAGATCCCGCGCCGACGAAATGGGCGTAAAGCCGCTGGCCACCATTTTGTCCATGGCCAGTATGGCCCGCGAACCCAGGCGGATGGCGGAAGTGCCGGGTTATGCGATTCAACAGGCCTTAGCGCGGGCCGGTCTCGCCATGGAAGGCGTCGATGTTTTCGAAATCAATGAGGCATTTGCCGCCATGCCGCTGGTGTCGGCGAAAATCATGGCCAACGGCAATAAAAATCAGTGGACGAAAATCATGGACAAGACGAACCCCAACGGCGGCGCCATTGCCATGGGACATCCCGTTGGCGCCAGCGGCGCGCGGATATTGCTGACCATGATGTATGAACTGAAAAGGCGCGGCGGCGGCATCGGCGCCTGCGGTATCTGCGGAGGCCTGGCCCAGGGTGATGCAGCGGTTATCCGAGTTGACTAG